In one window of Kitasatospora sp. MMS16-BH015 DNA:
- the rpmE gene encoding 50S ribosomal protein L31: protein MKPDVHPQYVVTSVTCTCGAEFTTRSTETSGVIRAEVCSQCHPFYTGKQKILDTGGRVARFEARFGKAHSGKQA from the coding sequence TTGAAGCCCGACGTTCACCCCCAGTACGTGGTCACCTCGGTGACCTGCACCTGCGGCGCCGAGTTCACCACCCGCTCGACCGAGACCAGTGGCGTCATCCGCGCCGAGGTCTGCTCGCAGTGCCACCCGTTCTACACCGGCAAGCAGAAGATCCTCGACACCGGTGGCCGCGTCGCCCGCTTCGAGGCCCGCTTCGGCAAGGCCCACAGCGGCAAGCAGGCCTAA
- the prfA gene encoding peptide chain release factor 1, which produces MFEAVAELLVEHAALEERLADPSVHADQNNARKLAKRYAELTPITATYRAWKQAVEDIEAAKELAAEDPEFIPEVKASEARRDELTEELRLLLVPRDPNDDKDVILEVKAGEGGEESALFAGDLLRMYLRYAERVGWKTEIIDANESDLGGYKDVSVAVKTKGSAEPGQGVWARLKYEGGVHRVQRVPATESQGRIHTSAAGVLVTPEAEEVEVEVLANDLRIDVYRSSGPGGQSVNTTDSAVRITHLPTGIVASCQNEKSQLQNKEQAMRILRSRLLAAAQEAAEQEASDARRSQVRTVDRSERIRTYNFPENRISDHRTGFKSYNLDQVLDGELNALIQSCVDADAAAKLAAASQEN; this is translated from the coding sequence ATGTTCGAGGCAGTCGCAGAGCTCCTCGTCGAGCACGCCGCCCTCGAGGAGCGGCTGGCCGACCCGTCGGTCCACGCGGACCAGAACAACGCGCGCAAGCTCGCCAAGCGCTACGCCGAGCTGACCCCGATCACCGCGACCTACCGCGCCTGGAAGCAGGCCGTCGAGGACATCGAGGCCGCCAAGGAGCTCGCGGCGGAGGACCCGGAGTTCATCCCCGAGGTGAAGGCCTCCGAGGCCCGCCGGGACGAGCTGACCGAGGAGCTGCGGCTGCTGCTGGTGCCCCGGGACCCCAACGACGACAAGGACGTCATCCTGGAGGTCAAGGCGGGCGAGGGCGGCGAGGAGTCCGCGCTGTTCGCCGGCGACCTGCTCCGGATGTACCTGCGCTACGCCGAGCGGGTGGGCTGGAAGACCGAGATCATCGACGCCAACGAGTCCGACCTCGGCGGCTACAAGGACGTCTCGGTGGCCGTGAAGACCAAGGGGAGCGCCGAGCCCGGCCAGGGCGTCTGGGCCCGGCTGAAGTACGAGGGCGGGGTGCACCGCGTGCAGCGGGTGCCCGCGACCGAGTCGCAGGGCCGGATCCACACCTCGGCGGCCGGCGTGCTGGTCACCCCCGAGGCGGAGGAGGTCGAGGTCGAGGTGCTGGCCAACGACCTGCGGATCGACGTGTACCGTTCCTCGGGCCCCGGCGGGCAGTCGGTCAACACCACCGACTCCGCCGTCCGGATCACCCACCTGCCGACCGGTATCGTGGCCTCCTGCCAGAACGAGAAGAGCCAGCTCCAGAACAAGGAGCAGGCCATGCGCATCCTGCGCTCGCGGCTGCTGGCCGCCGCGCAGGAGGCCGCCGAGCAGGAGGCGTCGGACGCCCGCCGCAGCCAGGTCCGCACGGTGGACCGCTCGGAGCGGATCCGGACGTACAACTTCCCGGAGAACCGGATCTCGGACCACCGGACGGGCTTCAAGTCGTACAACCTGGACCAGGTGCTCGACGGCGAGCTCAACGCGCTGATCCAGTCCTGCGTGGACGCCGACGCCGCGGCCAAGCTGGCCGCGGCGTCGCAGGAGAACTGA